In Lachnospiraceae bacterium, one DNA window encodes the following:
- a CDS encoding transposase, with product MKSVYKIPEKIKGLSDKRKRRTIPLFNIVMPALLFLMLQYESFHTVFSAPESMGKRLKNCIHGKIPKIDAVRDLLTQIDPDEIREIHDQTIDIIKSNRVFREGTIGGYVVAGIDGVELFNSTKKSCSDCLSRKNRAGETEYFHRSVVCMTVGKTPHVILGQEMLKPRDGAEKDEGELTGGKKLIRRLKERHGHFADVIVADALYLNAPFINTIKECGLDAVIRLKDERRELFQDAESLFKRDEGKKRSFTCGKKNIEVWDLSGFEIDNSPHKLRVIRYHESWKENERRMWLVTTLDQGEPRVLWEMMNRRWDIEENGFHQLKTYYHAKHCYCHAATEVIFDLMIIGFNMRELYLYRRIQRFKESGISRKSVNRKFCDELLLEKVKSILYEKGG from the coding sequence ATGAAAAGTGTATATAAAATCCCGGAGAAAATCAAGGGGTTATCGGACAAAAGAAAAAGAAGAACGATCCCATTATTTAATATCGTCATGCCGGCACTGCTCTTTCTGATGCTGCAGTATGAGAGTTTTCATACAGTTTTTTCTGCGCCTGAAAGTATGGGAAAACGATTGAAAAACTGCATACATGGAAAAATACCTAAAATTGATGCGGTCCGTGACCTTCTTACCCAGATAGATCCAGATGAGATCCGTGAGATCCACGACCAGACGATCGATATCATAAAAAGCAACCGTGTATTTCGGGAAGGGACTATAGGTGGATATGTTGTAGCCGGTATCGATGGAGTGGAATTGTTCAACAGCACAAAAAAGTCCTGTTCGGACTGCCTTAGCCGGAAAAACCGTGCAGGTGAAACAGAATATTTCCACCGGAGCGTGGTCTGTATGACAGTAGGAAAAACGCCACATGTAATCCTGGGCCAGGAAATGTTAAAACCGAGGGACGGAGCGGAAAAAGATGAAGGAGAACTGACAGGAGGAAAAAAGCTGATCAGACGTCTGAAGGAAAGACACGGACATTTCGCAGATGTGATCGTAGCAGATGCGCTGTATCTGAATGCCCCATTTATCAATACGATAAAAGAGTGCGGACTGGATGCGGTGATCCGACTAAAAGATGAACGAAGGGAACTGTTTCAGGATGCGGAAAGCCTGTTTAAGCGGGATGAGGGGAAAAAAAGGTCGTTTACCTGTGGAAAAAAGAATATAGAAGTCTGGGATCTTTCAGGATTTGAGATAGATAATAGTCCCCATAAGCTTCGTGTGATCCGATATCATGAAAGCTGGAAAGAAAACGAACGCCGGATGTGGCTGGTAACGACTCTGGATCAAGGGGAACCTCGGGTTTTATGGGAGATGATGAACCGAAGATGGGATATAGAAGAGAATGGATTCCACCAGTTGAAAACGTATTATCACGCAAAACATTGCTATTGCCATGCAGCAACAGAAGTAATATTTGATCTGATGATCATCGGCTTCAACATGAGAGAATTATACCTGTATCGCCGTATTCAAAGATTTAAAGAAAGTGGAATCAGCCGAAAAAGTGTGAACCGGAAGTTTTGTGATGAGCTATTATTGGAAAAAGTAAAAAGTATCTTGTATGAAAAGGGCGGATAG
- a CDS encoding nucleotide pyrophosphohydrolase, which yields MYTFKDLVEITAKLRAEDGCPWDREQTFESLRKYMREEAEEAVQAVDNEDMENLCEELGDVLFQVMLNSQIANEKGLFSIDDVIGGICEKMVRRHPWVFGGEKINSAEEGEALWARIKMQEKAQGFRF from the coding sequence ATGTATACATTTAAAGATCTGGTAGAAATCACCGCAAAGCTGCGGGCAGAAGACGGCTGTCCATGGGATCGGGAACAGACTTTTGAGAGCCTGCGAAAATATATGAGGGAAGAGGCAGAGGAAGCGGTTCAGGCAGTGGACAATGAGGACATGGAAAATCTGTGTGAAGAACTGGGGGATGTGCTCTTTCAGGTGATGTTAAACAGCCAGATCGCAAATGAAAAAGGGCTGTTTTCTATAGATGATGTGATAGGTGGGATCTGCGAAAAAATGGTGCGCAGACACCCATGGGTATTCGGTGGTGAAAAGATAAATTCGGCCGAAGAAGGAGAGGCTCTCTGGGCCCGGATAAAAATGCAGGAAAAGGCCCAGGGATTTCGCTTTTAA
- a CDS encoding V-type ATP synthase subunit D, whose protein sequence is MDPNTFPTKGNLIAAKNSLKLATMGYGLMDKKRNILIRELMGLIDEAKGIQSEIDTVFKAAYEALQSANIELGINYVQEIGMSVPVDDTVKIKARSIMGTEIPLVQHQEKPMELAYGFNNTSEALDIARERFERVKELTIKLSMVENSAYRLANSIKKTQKRANALKNITIPHYEELSRSISNALEEKEREEFTRLKVIKRMKTG, encoded by the coding sequence ATGGATCCAAATACATTTCCCACAAAAGGTAATCTGATCGCTGCGAAAAACTCCCTGAAACTGGCAACTATGGGCTACGGATTAATGGATAAGAAGAGAAATATCCTGATCCGTGAGCTTATGGGGCTGATCGATGAGGCAAAGGGGATACAGTCTGAGATCGACACTGTGTTTAAGGCTGCTTATGAAGCGCTGCAGAGTGCCAATATTGAACTGGGCATCAATTATGTCCAGGAGATCGGAATGTCTGTTCCCGTGGATGATACAGTGAAGATCAAGGCAAGAAGTATCATGGGAACAGAGATCCCCTTAGTCCAGCACCAGGAAAAGCCTATGGAGCTGGCTTATGGGTTTAACAATACCTCTGAAGCCCTGGATATTGCCAGAGAACGGTTTGAGCGGGTAAAGGAGCTGACCATTAAGCTGTCTATGGTGGAAAATTCTGCGTACCGGCTGGCAAATTCTATTAAAAAGACCCAGAAGCGCGCCAATGCTTTAAAGAACATCACGATTCCTCATTATGAAGAGCTGTCCAGGTCCATTTCCAATGCCCTGGAAGAGAAGGAAAGGGAAGAATTTACCCGGTTGAAGGTCATTAAGAGGATGAAGACCGGGTGA
- a CDS encoding V-type ATP synthase subunit B, translating to MAVEYLGLSEINGPLVVLEGVQGAAYDEIVEMTVGGTTKKIGRIIEIYGDKAIIQVFEGTDGMALRNTHTRLTGHPMEIAVSEEMLGRTFNGIGQPIDGLGDIISDIRMDINGQPLNPVSREYPRNYIRTGISAIDGLTTLIRGQKLPIFSGNGLPHDQLAAQIVQQASLGDNSDEKFAIVFGAMGVKHDVADFFRRTFEESGVSEHVAMFINLANDPVVERLITPKIALTLAEYLAYEKGMHILVILTDMTSYAEALREVSSSKGEIPSRKGFPGYLYSDLASLYERAGIVAGRNGSVTQIPILTMPNDDITHPIPDLTGYITEGQIVLDRQLNSQSVYPPISVLPSLSRLMKDGIGEGYTRKDHQDVANQLFSCYAKVGDARALASVIGEDELSAIDKKYLEFGKAFEEHFIGQAHHENRSIIETLEIGWKLLRMLPREELDRIDTKVLDQYYEE from the coding sequence ATGGCAGTTGAATATTTAGGTTTAAGTGAGATCAATGGTCCTCTGGTAGTGTTAGAGGGCGTTCAGGGCGCAGCTTATGATGAGATCGTGGAAATGACCGTTGGCGGCACTACAAAGAAGATCGGACGTATTATTGAGATCTACGGGGATAAAGCCATTATCCAGGTGTTTGAGGGAACAGACGGCATGGCTCTTAGAAATACCCATACAAGGCTGACGGGACATCCAATGGAGATCGCAGTTTCTGAGGAAATGTTAGGACGTACCTTTAATGGTATCGGACAGCCCATTGACGGACTGGGGGACATTATTTCTGATATCCGTATGGATATTAACGGACAGCCCTTAAACCCGGTATCCCGTGAGTATCCGAGAAACTATATCCGTACAGGAATTTCCGCCATCGACGGACTGACTACACTGATCCGTGGCCAGAAGCTTCCTATTTTCTCAGGAAATGGCCTTCCTCATGACCAGCTGGCGGCCCAGATCGTGCAGCAGGCATCATTAGGTGATAATTCTGATGAAAAGTTTGCCATCGTTTTTGGCGCTATGGGTGTAAAGCATGATGTGGCTGATTTCTTCCGCCGTACCTTTGAGGAAAGCGGTGTTTCCGAACATGTAGCCATGTTTATCAATCTGGCAAATGACCCGGTAGTAGAGAGGCTTATCACGCCAAAGATCGCATTGACACTGGCAGAGTATCTGGCTTATGAAAAGGGAATGCACATCCTGGTCATTTTAACAGATATGACCTCTTATGCAGAGGCGCTGCGTGAGGTTTCTTCCTCTAAGGGCGAGATCCCTTCACGAAAGGGCTTCCCAGGTTATCTGTACAGCGATCTGGCATCATTATATGAAAGAGCCGGTATCGTAGCAGGAAGAAATGGTTCTGTTACCCAGATCCCGATCTTAACTATGCCAAATGATGATATTACACATCCGATCCCGGACCTGACTGGTTATATTACAGAGGGACAGATCGTCCTGGACAGACAGTTAAACAGCCAGTCTGTTTATCCACCGATCAGCGTGCTTCCATCTCTTTCACGACTGATGAAGGATGGTATCGGTGAAGGCTATACGAGAAAAGATCATCAGGATGTGGCAAACCAGCTGTTTTCCTGTTATGCCAAGGTAGGTGACGCCAGGGCGCTGGCATCTGTTATTGGTGAAGATGAGCTGTCTGCCATTGACAAGAAGTATCTGGAGTTTGGTAAAGCATTTGAAGAGCATTTTATTGGCCAGGCACATCATGAGAACCGCTCCATTATAGAGACTCTGGAGATCGGCTGGAAACTTTTGCGTATGCTTCCAAGAGAGGAATTAGACCGTATTGATACCAAGGTTCTGGATCAGTACTACGAGGAGTGA
- a CDS encoding V-type ATP synthase subunit A, with translation MAKTGVIYGINGPVVSLAGDPGFQMNEMVYVGKENLVGEVIGLTSEKTTIQVYEETSGLKPGEVVTGTGAPVSVTLAPGILNNIFDGIERPLSKIAERSGYYISRGISVDSLDTSKKWKTHMTVKKGDRVLPGTIIAEVPETRAIIHKVMVPPDTEGYVLDVVEDGEYTINEPLLTLQLLDGTEKKLTMTQKWPIRVPRPSAKRYPATRPLITGQRILDTMFPLAKGGTAAIPGGFGTGKTMTQHQIAKWSDADVIIYIGCGERGNEMTQVLEEFSELIDPKSGNPLMDRTTLIANTSNMPVAAREASLYAGVTLAEYYRDMGYHVAIMADSTSRWAEALRELSGRLEEMPAEEGFPAYLASRLSSFYERAGMMRNLNGTEGSVTIIGAVSPQGGDFSEPVTQNTKRFVRCFWGLDKNLSYARHFPAIHWLTSYSEYVNDLSSWYIDNVDKNFVSDRNRLMALLTQESSLMEIVKLIGADVLPDDQKLVLEIAKVIRVGFLQQNAFHKDDTSVPLTKQFKMMETILYLYKKSKALIAMGMPMSVLKEDKIFDKIISIKYDVPNDRLDMFDDYKKQIDAFYENVLERNA, from the coding sequence ATGGCTAAGACAGGTGTGATCTACGGTATCAACGGACCTGTAGTTTCTCTGGCCGGTGATCCCGGATTTCAGATGAACGAAATGGTGTACGTTGGTAAGGAAAATCTGGTAGGCGAAGTCATTGGGCTTACCTCAGAAAAAACAACGATCCAGGTGTATGAGGAGACCAGTGGTTTAAAGCCTGGTGAGGTGGTAACAGGAACAGGAGCACCGGTTTCTGTTACGCTGGCTCCTGGTATTTTAAATAACATTTTTGACGGTATTGAGCGTCCTTTAAGCAAGATCGCAGAGCGCAGCGGCTACTATATCAGCCGTGGCATCAGTGTAGATTCTCTGGATACTTCCAAAAAATGGAAAACACATATGACAGTAAAGAAAGGCGACCGGGTGCTTCCGGGAACCATTATCGCAGAGGTTCCTGAGACAAGGGCTATTATCCATAAGGTAATGGTGCCGCCGGATACAGAGGGCTATGTATTAGACGTAGTGGAAGATGGGGAATATACCATTAATGAGCCTCTTCTTACTTTGCAGTTATTGGATGGAACAGAAAAGAAGCTGACCATGACCCAGAAATGGCCTATCCGTGTGCCGAGACCTTCTGCAAAGCGTTATCCTGCAACTAGGCCGCTGATCACTGGACAGCGTATCCTGGATACTATGTTCCCACTGGCAAAGGGAGGTACAGCGGCGATCCCAGGGGGATTCGGTACAGGAAAGACCATGACCCAGCATCAGATTGCAAAATGGTCTGATGCAGATGTTATTATCTACATCGGCTGTGGTGAGCGTGGAAATGAAATGACCCAGGTTCTGGAAGAATTTTCAGAGCTGATCGATCCAAAGAGCGGAAATCCCCTGATGGACAGAACTACATTGATCGCAAATACCTCCAACATGCCTGTTGCAGCCCGTGAGGCAAGTCTGTATGCCGGTGTAACACTGGCAGAGTATTACAGGGATATGGGATATCATGTAGCGATCATGGCAGACTCTACCTCCCGTTGGGCAGAGGCTTTGCGTGAGCTTTCCGGCCGTCTGGAAGAGATGCCGGCAGAGGAAGGCTTCCCGGCCTATCTGGCATCCCGTCTGTCTTCTTTCTACGAGAGAGCAGGCATGATGCGCAATTTAAACGGTACAGAAGGTTCTGTTACCATTATCGGTGCAGTTTCCCCTCAGGGCGGTGATTTCTCTGAGCCTGTTACCCAGAATACCAAACGTTTTGTACGCTGCTTCTGGGGACTGGATAAGAACCTTTCTTATGCAAGGCATTTCCCGGCTATCCATTGGCTGACCAGTTATTCAGAGTATGTAAATGATCTGTCATCCTGGTATATTGATAACGTAGATAAGAACTTTGTAAGTGACAGAAACCGCCTGATGGCGTTATTGACCCAGGAAAGCAGCTTAATGGAGATCGTAAAGCTGATCGGTGCAGATGTTCTCCCGGATGACCAGAAACTGGTCTTAGAGATCGCAAAGGTCATCCGTGTAGGTTTCCTGCAGCAGAATGCATTCCACAAGGACGACACATCAGTGCCTCTTACCAAGCAGTTTAAGATGATGGAAACTATTTTATATCTGTATAAGAAGTCAAAAGCACTGATCGCCATGGGAATGCCTATGTCCGTGCTAAAAGAAGATAAGATCTTTGATAAGATCATTTCTATTAAATATGATGTGCCAAATGACCGTTTGGACATGTTTGATGATTATAAGAAACAGATTGATGCGTTCTATGAGAATGTGCTGGAGCGTAACGCATAA
- a CDS encoding V-type ATP synthase subunit E, with protein sequence MTTEEKLKHFQEICMTDAREKSAKILDDYAKTLDKAYEEHTEDARKRAKMQEEAETEKLGRERNKKLSIGQLDLRREVSHRQEELKDKLFVEIRDKLANFMETRDYLDLLEKQIGAAKAVAGDEAMVVYMDPSDEDKARRLAMHHNVTVKISEYSFDGGIRAVIPSKHILIDSSFKTKLEEARHEFKFDLGGKQ encoded by the coding sequence TTGACAACAGAGGAAAAGCTGAAGCATTTTCAGGAGATCTGTATGACAGATGCAAGGGAAAAAAGTGCAAAAATACTGGACGATTACGCAAAAACTCTTGATAAGGCCTATGAGGAGCATACAGAAGATGCCAGGAAGCGGGCGAAAATGCAGGAAGAGGCTGAGACGGAAAAGTTAGGGCGTGAGCGTAACAAAAAGCTTTCCATTGGACAGCTGGACTTAAGAAGAGAAGTAAGCCACAGACAGGAGGAATTAAAGGATAAGCTGTTTGTGGAGATAAGAGATAAACTGGCTAATTTCATGGAGACAAGAGACTATCTGGACCTGTTGGAAAAACAGATCGGAGCAGCTAAAGCAGTTGCAGGTGATGAGGCTATGGTCGTATACATGGATCCCTCTGATGAGGACAAGGCCCGCAGACTGGCCATGCACCACAATGTAACTGTAAAGATCAGCGAATATTCCTTTGACGGAGGCATCCGTGCGGTGATCCCGTCCAAACATATCCTGATCGACAGTTCCTTTAAGACAAAACTGGAAGAAGCGCGCCATGAATTTAAGTTTGACTTGGGAGGTAAGCAGTAA
- a CDS encoding V-type ATP synthase subunit F, with the protein MKMYLISDNIDTWTGMRLAGVDGAVVHERDELKRELDKVLADKSIGIILLTEKFGREFPEIIDNVKLERKLPLIVEIPDRHGTGRKPDFITSYVNEAIGLKL; encoded by the coding sequence ATGAAAATGTATCTCATCAGCGATAACATCGACACCTGGACCGGCATGCGCCTGGCAGGTGTTGACGGGGCTGTGGTACATGAGAGGGACGAACTGAAACGTGAGCTGGATAAGGTTCTGGCCGATAAATCTATTGGCATTATCCTGTTAACTGAAAAGTTTGGCAGGGAATTTCCGGAGATCATCGACAATGTAAAGCTGGAGCGGAAGCTGCCGCTGATCGTAGAGATCCCGGACCGCCATGGAACCGGCCGCAAGCCGGACTTTATCACCTCTTATGTAAACGAGGCCATTGGATTGAAACTATAG
- a CDS encoding ATP synthase subunit C has translation MSLLVKMTLSAALVLSIGVPFGAFAAGEKTKGRYKTALGVNVFLFFGTMIAAAAFMFSGNAFAAEETAAAASNSAAGMGYLSAALATGLSCLGGGIAVSAAASAALGAISEDSSILGKSLIFVGLAEGVCLYGLIISFMILGKL, from the coding sequence ATGAGTTTATTAGTTAAAATGACATTAAGCGCAGCATTAGTATTAAGCATCGGTGTACCTTTTGGAGCATTTGCAGCAGGAGAAAAGACAAAGGGACGTTATAAAACAGCTCTTGGTGTAAACGTATTTTTATTCTTCGGGACCATGATCGCAGCAGCCGCTTTCATGTTCTCAGGAAATGCATTTGCAGCAGAGGAAACAGCAGCAGCCGCTTCTAACAGCGCAGCTGGAATGGGCTATCTGTCAGCGGCTCTTGCAACCGGTCTTTCCTGTTTAGGCGGTGGTATTGCAGTATCTGCAGCAGCAAGTGCAGCACTGGGCGCTATCAGTGAAGACAGCTCTATTCTTGGTAAATCCCTTATCTTCGTAGGTCTTGCCGAAGGTGTGTGCCTGTATGGTCTGATCATTTCCTTTATGATCTTAGGTAAGCTTTAA
- a CDS encoding ATPase, which translates to MIEKMKFLSITGPKADIDRVVDTYLSRYEIHLENALSELKTVKDLRPYIETNPYKEKLNLARELAEKIGGQLQSVPEKELPSQEEAAKTVDDISSRLKELNDKKEELQAQIQTLKRSKDQVEPFTELNYSVKEILGFQFIKFRFGRISREYFDKFNSYVYETIDTVMFKCLEDAEYVWIVYFVPEKLADKIDAIYASMHFERCFLPDEYEGTPMEAEHVLDDKIKALEAEKQELEGKILQTLDENKQELAAACTRLERFSVNFDVRKMAACTKHGYHTFYILCGWMSETDAKKFQKEIESDADTFCIIEDDHNNIMSTPPTKMKNPGLFKPFEMYVEMYGLPSYNEIDPTILIGITYSILFGFMFGDAGQGLCLLIGGFLLYKFKKMRLAGIISCCGFFSTIFGVLFGSVFGFEDIIDAMWLRPQEAMTDLPFIGKLNTVFVVAIAIGMGIILLCMILNIINSVKEHNTEKTWFDTNGAAGLVFYFALAAVIVLYMSGNALPATIVLTVLFIIPLLLMFFKEPLSAIIEKKAQKMEGGVGMFITQGVFELFEVLLSYFSNTLSFVRVGAFAVSHAAMMQVVLMLAGAEAGSPNWAVVIGGNLFVCGMEGLIVGIQVLRLEYYELFSRFYRGSGRAFEPYGKH; encoded by the coding sequence GTGATAGAGAAAATGAAGTTCTTAAGCATTACCGGCCCCAAGGCAGACATTGACCGGGTGGTGGATACCTATCTTTCCAGATATGAGATCCATTTGGAAAATGCTCTGTCAGAGTTAAAGACGGTAAAAGACTTAAGGCCTTATATTGAGACCAATCCGTATAAGGAGAAATTGAATCTTGCCAGGGAACTGGCAGAAAAGATCGGCGGGCAGCTGCAGTCAGTTCCTGAGAAAGAACTTCCGTCCCAGGAAGAGGCAGCAAAAACCGTAGATGATATAAGCAGCCGCTTAAAAGAACTGAATGATAAGAAAGAGGAGCTTCAGGCGCAGATCCAGACATTAAAGCGATCAAAAGACCAGGTAGAACCATTTACAGAATTGAATTACAGTGTAAAGGAGATCCTGGGATTCCAGTTCATCAAGTTCCGTTTTGGCCGTATTTCCAGGGAATACTTTGACAAGTTCAACAGCTATGTGTATGAGACCATTGATACGGTCATGTTTAAGTGTCTGGAAGATGCGGAATATGTATGGATCGTTTATTTTGTGCCGGAGAAGCTGGCAGATAAGATCGATGCTATTTATGCGTCTATGCATTTTGAACGCTGTTTCCTGCCAGATGAGTACGAAGGCACTCCTATGGAAGCAGAGCATGTGTTAGATGATAAGATCAAGGCACTGGAAGCAGAAAAACAGGAGCTTGAAGGAAAGATCCTTCAGACACTGGATGAAAATAAACAGGAGCTGGCAGCAGCCTGCACCAGACTGGAACGTTTTTCTGTTAACTTTGATGTGCGAAAGATGGCAGCCTGCACCAAGCATGGCTATCATACATTCTACATCCTTTGCGGCTGGATGAGTGAAACAGATGCAAAGAAGTTTCAAAAAGAGATAGAATCGGATGCAGACACGTTCTGTATTATAGAAGATGACCACAACAACATCATGAGCACTCCGCCTACAAAAATGAAAAATCCGGGGCTGTTTAAGCCATTTGAGATGTATGTGGAGATGTATGGTCTGCCTTCTTATAATGAGATCGATCCTACGATCCTGATCGGTATTACTTATTCTATTCTGTTTGGATTTATGTTTGGTGATGCGGGACAGGGACTCTGTCTTCTTATTGGCGGGTTCTTACTGTATAAATTCAAAAAAATGCGTCTGGCGGGCATTATTTCCTGCTGTGGATTCTTTTCTACCATATTCGGAGTGCTGTTCGGCAGCGTGTTCGGATTTGAAGATATTATTGACGCAATGTGGTTAAGACCACAGGAAGCTATGACCGATCTTCCATTTATTGGAAAATTGAATACAGTGTTTGTAGTTGCCATTGCCATTGGTATGGGCATTATCCTGCTGTGTATGATCTTAAATATCATCAACAGCGTAAAGGAGCATAATACAGAGAAAACATGGTTTGACACCAACGGTGCTGCCGGACTTGTATTTTACTTTGCACTGGCAGCAGTTATTGTCCTGTATATGAGTGGTAATGCTCTTCCGGCAACCATTGTACTGACTGTGCTGTTTATTATTCCGTTGCTGCTTATGTTCTTTAAGGAACCATTGTCAGCGATAATAGAGAAGAAGGCACAGAAAATGGAAGGCGGCGTGGGAATGTTCATTACCCAGGGCGTATTTGAATTGTTTGAAGTGCTTTTAAGCTATTTTTCCAATACACTTTCCTTCGTCCGTGTAGGTGCTTTTGCAGTGAGCCATGCAGCTATGATGCAGGTGGTTTTAATGCTTGCAGGCGCAGAGGCTGGAAGCCCTAACTGGGCGGTAGTTATTGGTGGAAACCTGTTTGTATGCGGTATGGAAGGCCTGATCGTAGGTATCCAGGTCCTTCGTCTGGAATATTATGAGCTGTTCAGCCGGTTCTACAGAGGAAGCGGACGGGCATTTGAACCTTATGGAAAGCATTAG
- a CDS encoding V-type ATPase subunit — MGSLISYSGISTKVKAMERFRIRPEQFEAMADLGSVPEAVQFLRSNPSYEKAFSKASEDELHRGKIEQLLNLSKYHDFAKLYRFANVGQRRFLDLYFMHYEIDILKTCLRNAAGNRESAQDLSGFKEFFDKHSDMDLVQLSQCRSIEDVIRGLKGSAYYEPLEKLLEQGKATLPACETAMDMLYFKTIWKIKDKYLSKAEAKMLAQCFGTKMDMLNFQWICRAKKYYNLSEGDIYALIIPIQYHVTKKEIQTMAQAENMEQVYGVIKNSWYKCQDIEGLMEHGLGNGAKELTDKIYELTSRKEPYSAAVLNSYLYFKEREIEQIITTIEQIRYGMTARI; from the coding sequence ATGGGAAGCCTGATCAGTTACAGCGGCATTTCCACCAAGGTGAAGGCTATGGAGCGTTTCAGGATCCGCCCGGAGCAATTTGAGGCAATGGCAGACCTGGGATCTGTGCCTGAGGCGGTTCAGTTCTTAAGGAGTAATCCATCTTATGAAAAGGCATTTTCCAAAGCTTCTGAGGATGAGCTTCACCGCGGAAAGATCGAGCAGCTGTTAAACTTAAGCAAATACCATGATTTTGCAAAGCTGTACCGGTTTGCAAATGTAGGGCAGAGGCGTTTTCTGGACCTTTATTTCATGCACTATGAGATCGATATATTAAAAACCTGTCTCAGAAATGCAGCAGGAAACAGAGAAAGTGCCCAGGATCTTTCGGGGTTTAAGGAATTTTTTGATAAACATTCGGATATGGATCTGGTGCAGCTGTCCCAGTGCAGGAGCATAGAAGATGTGATCCGCGGGTTAAAAGGTTCTGCTTACTATGAGCCGTTAGAAAAGCTTTTAGAACAGGGGAAAGCAACGCTTCCGGCCTGTGAAACGGCTATGGATATGCTTTATTTCAAGACTATCTGGAAGATAAAGGATAAATATCTTTCAAAGGCAGAGGCAAAAATGCTGGCCCAGTGCTTTGGCACGAAAATGGATATGCTGAATTTTCAGTGGATATGCCGGGCAAAAAAATATTATAACCTGTCAGAAGGTGATATTTATGCGCTGATCATTCCTATCCAGTATCATGTTACCAAAAAAGAAATCCAGACCATGGCTCAGGCGGAAAACATGGAACAGGTTTATGGTGTGATCAAAAACAGCTGGTACAAATGCCAGGATATAGAAGGGCTTATGGAACATGGACTTGGAAACGGGGCAAAGGAGCTTACAGATAAGATCTATGAGCTTACAAGCAGGAAAGAGCCTTATTCAGCAGCAGTACTAAACTCTTATCTTTATTTTAAAGAAAGAGAGATCGAACAGATCATAACTACAATCGAACAGATACGTTATGGGATGACAGCAAGGATTTAA
- a CDS encoding ATPase, with translation MDTVINRLSDIEKAAVSVMDGAGERKKQMAREMEEKTAAFDARLEKETQDRISQIRGKMEEELQQELRQQKEDAKAVMARLEEAYEARHEEYAQALFKSMIKE, from the coding sequence ATGGATACAGTGATCAATCGGCTGTCTGATATTGAAAAAGCCGCTGTTTCTGTTATGGATGGTGCCGGTGAGCGTAAAAAGCAGATGGCCCGTGAAATGGAAGAGAAAACGGCGGCGTTTGATGCCCGGCTGGAAAAAGAAACCCAGGATCGCATTTCCCAGATACGCGGAAAAATGGAAGAGGAATTACAGCAGGAGTTAAGACAGCAGAAAGAGGATGCCAAAGCAGTGATGGCGCGGCTGGAAGAGGCCTATGAAGCCCGGCATGAGGAGTATGCACAGGCTCTCTTTAAAAGCATGATAAAGGAGTGA